The following are encoded together in the Oncorhynchus nerka isolate Pitt River linkage group LG25, Oner_Uvic_2.0, whole genome shotgun sequence genome:
- the LOC115109707 gene encoding UDP-xylose and UDP-N-acetylglucosamine transporter-like produces MSSLGILVGYFLPITANMSTIFAILLVFVGCCSNVVFLETLVREFPGCGNIVTFAQFAFIALEGFIFETNFGRKKPAIPMSNYVIMVTMFFTVSVINNYALNFNIAMPLHMIFRSGSLIANMILGIIILKKRYSMSKYLSVAMVSLGIFICTIMSAKQVNVGTKGSDDQGVYAFLHWLIGIAMLTFALLMSARMGIFQETLYKQYGKHSKEALFYNHCLPLPGFLLLSSDIYNHGVLFSQSTPVEVPVIGQAVPVLWLYLLLNVITQYVCIRGVFILTTECASLTVTLVVTLRKFISLIISILFFKNPFTAWHWVGTGVVFLGTLIYTEVWTSICTALRGSEKLKKKKT; encoded by the exons ATGTCCTCGTTAGGAATACTCGTAGGCTATTTTCTCCCAATAACTGCAAACATGAGTACCATTTTTGCAATACTTCTTGTTTTTGTTGGGTGCTGCAGCAATGTTGTGTTTCTGGAAACGCTTGTAAG AGAGTTCCCAGGATGTGGCAACATTGTGACCTTCGCTCAATTTGCCTTCATTGCATTGGAGGGGTTCATCTTCGAGACGAACTTTGGAAGAAAGAAACCAGCCATCCCTATGAG CAACTATGTAATCATGGTGACCATGTTCTTCACAGTCAGTGTGATCAACAACTATGCTCTCAACTTCAACATCGCTATGCCTCTGCACATGATCTTCAGATCT GGATCGTTAATAGCTAATATGATCCTGGGTATAATAATTCTGAAGAAAAG GTATTCAATGAGTAAATATCTCTCCGTAGCGATGGTGTCTCTGGGCATCTTCATATGCACCATCATGTCCGCCAAACAAGTG AATGTAGGTACTAAGGGCTCAGATGATCAAGGTGTATATGCCTTCCTGCACTGGCTGATAG GTATCGCCATGTTGACCTTTGCACTGCTCATGTCTGCGAGAATGGGCATTTTCCAGGAGACCCTATACAAGCAGTATGGCAAACACTCCAAGGAGGCTCTCTTCTATAAT CACTGCTTGCCTCTGCCTGGGTTCCTGCTTCTGTCCTCAGACATCTACAACCACGGTGTCCTCTTCAGTCAAAGCA CTCCTGTAGAGGTTCCTGTGATTGGCCAGGCTGTGCCGGTGTTGTGGCTGTACCTACTGCTGAACGTCATCACACA ATACGTGTGCATCCGCGGTGTCTTCATCCTGACCACAGAGTGTGCCTCTCTCACCGTAACCCTGGTGGTGACTCTGAGGAAGTTCATCAGCCTCATCATCTCCATCCTCTTCTTCAAGAATCCCTTCACCGCCTGGCACTGGGTGGGCACTGGAGTCGTCTTCCTGGGCACCCTGATCTACACGGAGGTCTGGACTAGCATCTGCACGGCGTTAAGAGGAAGTGAAAAGCTGAAGAAGAAAAAGACGTAG